A single region of the Sciurus carolinensis chromosome 14, mSciCar1.2, whole genome shotgun sequence genome encodes:
- the Abca2 gene encoding ATP-binding cassette sub-family A member 2 isoform X1: protein MGFLHQLQLLLWKNVTLKRRSPWVLAFEIFIPLVLFFILLGLRQKKPTISVKEVSFYTAAPLTSAGILPVMQSLCPDGQRDEFGFLQYANSTVTQLLERLNRVVEEGNLFDPARPSLGSELEALRHDLEALSSGPGTWESHSDRPTVSSFSLDSVARDPRELWRFLMQNLSLPNSTAQALLAARVDLPKVYRLLSGPLPALRGESGFPRGQAPWSHLGSSPLLRMEELLLAPALLEQLTCAPGSGELGRVLTMPEGQQTALQGYRDTICSGQAAARAQRFSWLAAELRNQLDMAKISQQLGLDAPNSSDSQQQAPPPRRLQALLGDLLDAQKVLQDVDVLSALALLLPQGACTGRAPVPSASGPGGAANGTGVGASAGSNSTAEEGPPPAAAPASPDTLQGQCSAFVQLWAGLQPILCGNNRTIEPEALRRGNMSSLGFTSKEQRNLGLLVHLMTSNPKILYAPAGSEADRVILKANETFAFVGNVTHYAQVWLNISAEIRSFLEQGGLQQHLHWLRQYVEELRQHPEALNLSLEELPPALRQDNFSLPNGTALLQQLDTIDNAACGWIQFMSKVSVDIFKGFPDEESIVNYTLNQAYQDNVTVFASVIFQTRKDGSLPPHVHYKIRQNSSFTEKTNEIRRAYWRPGPNTGGRFYFLYGFVWIQDMMERAIINTFVGHDVVEPGNYVQMFPYPCYTRDDFLFVIEHMMPLCMVISWVYSVAMTIQHIVAEKEHRLKEVMKTMGLNNAVHWVAWFITGFVQLSISVTALTAILKYGQVLMHSHVLIIWLFLAVYAVATIMFCFLVSVLYSKAKLASACGGIIYFLSYVPYMYVAIREEVAHDKITAFEKCIASLMSTTAFGLGSKYFALYEVAGVGIQWHTFSQSPVEGDDFNLLLAVTMLMVDAVVYGVLTWYIEAVHPGMYGLPRPWYFPLQKSYWLGSGRTEAWEWSWPWARAPRLSIMEEDQACAMESRRFEETRGMEEEPTHLPLVVCVDKLTKVYKNDKKLALNKLSLNLYENQVVSFLGHNGAGKTTTMSILTGLFPPTSGSATIYGHDIRTEMDEIRKNLGMCPQHNVLFDRLTVEEHLWFYSRLKSMAQEEIHKEMDKMIEDLELSNKRHSLVQTLSGGMKRKLSVAIAFVGGSRAIILDEPTAGVDPYARRAIWDLILKYKPGRTILLSTHHMDEADLLGDRIAIISHGKLKCCGSPLFLKGAYGDGYRLTLVKRPAEPGAPQEPGLASSPPGRAPLSSCSEPQVSQFIRKHVASCLLVSDTSTELSYILPSEAAKKGAFERLFQHLEHSLDGLHLSSFGLMDTTLEEVFLKVSEEDQSLENSEADVKESRKDVLPGAEGLVSGEGQPSNLARCSELAESQASLQSVSSVGSARGGEGAGCADVCGDYRPLVDNLQDPDNISLQEAEAEALTRVGQGSRKLEGWWLKVRQFHGLLVKRFHCARRNSKALCSQILLPALFVCVAMTVALSVPEIGDLPPLVLSPSQYHNYTQPRGNFIPYANEERREYRLRLSPDASPQQLVGTFRLPSGVGATCVLKSPTNSSLGPTLNLSSGESRQLAARFFDSMCLESFTQGLPLSNFVPPPPSPAPSDSPASLDEDPLQAWNTSLPSTSGPVCHTVPTETWTSAPSLPRLVREPVRCTCSAQGTGFSCPSSVGGHPPQMRVVTGDILTDITGHNVSEYLLFTSDRFRLHRYGAITFGNVQKSIPASFGARAPPMVRKIAVRRVAQVLYNNKGYHSMPTYLNSLNNAILRANLPKSKGSPAAYGITVTNHPMNRTSASLSLDYLLQGTDVVIAIFIIVAMSFVPASFVVFLVAEKSTKAKHLQFVSGCNPVIYWLSNYVWDMLNYLVPATCCILILFVFDLPAYTSPTNFPAVLSLFLLYGWSITPVMYPASFWFEVPSSAYVFLIVINLFIGITATVATFLLQLFEHDKDLKVVNSYLKSCFLVFPNYNLGHGLMEMAYNEYINEYYAKIGQLDKMKSPFEWDIVTRGLVAMTVEGFVGFLLTIMCQYNFLRQPQRMPVSTKPVEDDVDVASERQRVLRGDADNDMVKIENLTKVYKSRKIGRILAVDRLCLGVRPGECFGLLGVNGAGKTSTFKMLTGDESTTGGEAFVNGHSVLKELLQVQQSLGYCPQFDALFDELTAREHLQLYTRLRGIPWKDEARVVKWALEKLELTKYADKPAGTYSGGNKRKLSTAIALIGYPAFIFLDEPTTGMDPKARRFLWNLILDLIKTGRSVVLTSHSMEECEALCTRLAIMVNGRLRCLGSIQHLKNRFGDGYMITVRTKSSQNVKEVVRFFNRNFPEAVLKERHHTKVQYQLKSEHVSLAQVFSKMEQVVGVLGIEDYSVSQTTLDNVFVNFAKKQSDNLEQQETEPPSALQSPLGRLLSLLRPRPAPTELRALVADEPEDLDTEDEGLISFEEERAQLSFNTDTLC, encoded by the exons ATGGGCTTCCTGCACCAGCTGCAGCTGCTGCTCTGGAAGAACGTGACGCTGAAGCGCCGGAGCCCG TGGGTCCTGGCCTTCGAGATCTTCATTCCACTCGTCCTCTTCTTTATCCTGCTGGGGCTGCGGCAGAAGAAGCCCACCATCTCAGTGAAGGAAG TCT ccttcTACACAGCAGCACCCCTGACCTCCGCCGGCATCCTACCTGTCATGCAGTCTCTGTGCCCCGATGGCCAGCGGGATGAGTTTGGCTTCCTGCAGTATGCCAACTCCAC GGTCACCCAGCTGCTGGAGCGCCTCAACCGCGTGGTGGAGGAGGGCAACCTGTTTGACCCAGCACGGCCCAGCCTCGGCTCGGAGCTCGAGGCCCTGCGTCATGACCTGGAGGCCCTAAGCTCAGGCCCAGGCACCTGGGAGAGCCACTCGGACAGACCTACAG TGTCCTCCTTCTCTCTGGACTCGGTGGCCAGGGACCCACGGGAGCTCTGGCGTTTCCTGATGCAGAACCTCTCACTGCCCAACAGCACAGCCCAGGCCCTCCTGGCTGCCCGTGTGGACCTGCCCAAG GTCTACCGCCTGCTTTCTGGTCCTTTGCCTGCCCTGCGTGGGGAGTCAGGCTTCCCCAGGGGTCAGGCACCTTGGAGCCACCTGGGTAGCAGTCCCCTACTCCGGATGGAG GAGCTGCTGCTGGCCCCTGCTCTCTTGGAGCAGCTCACATGTGCTCCAGGTTCTGGGGAGCTGGGCCGGGTCCTCACCATGCCTGAGGGTCAGCAGACAGCCCTGCAGGGCTACCGGGACACTATCTGCAGTGGGCAGGCTGCAGCTCGTGCCCAGCGCTTCAGTTGGTTGGCTGCTGAGCTCCGGAACCAGCTGGACATGGCCAAGATCTCCCAGCAG CTGGGCCTGGATGCCCCCAACAGCTCGGACTCCCAGCAGCAGGCGCCACCCCCACGCAGGCTTCAGGCACTTTTAGGGGACCTGCTGGATGCCCAGAAGGTTCTGCAAGATGTGGACGTCCTGTcagccctggccctgctgctgCCCCAGGGCGCCTGTACTGGCCGGGCCCCAGTGCCTTCAGCCAGTGGCCCGGGAGGTGCAGCCAATGGCACTGGGGTTGGCGCAAGTGCAGGCTCCAACTCCACGGCAGAGGAAGGCCCCCCGCCAGCGGCAGCCCCGGCCTCCCCAGACACGCTGCAGGGCCAGTGCTCCGCCTTTGTGCAGCTGTGGGCAGGTCTGCAGCCCATCCTGTGTGGGAACAACCG CACAATCGAGCCAGAGGCGCTGCGGAGGGGCAACATGAGCTCCCTGGGCTTCACAAGCAAGGAGCAGCGGAACCTGGGACTTCTTGTGCACCTCATGACCAGCAACCCCAAAATCCTGTATGCACCCGCAGGCTCCGAGGCTGACCGCGTCATCCTCAAG GCCAACGAGACTTTCGCCTTTGTGGGCAACGTGACTCACTACGCCCAGGTCTGGCTCAACATCTCTGCCGAGATccgcagcttcttggagcagggtgGTCTTCAGCAGCATCTGCACTGGCTGCGGCAG TATGTGGAGGAGCTGCGGCAGCACCCGGAAGCACTCAACCTGTCGCTGGAGGAGCTGCCCCCCGCCCTGCGCCAGGACAACTTCTCGCTGCCCAACGGCACAGCCCTTCTGCAGCAGCTGGACACAATTGACAATGCGGCCTGCGGCTGGATCCAGTTCATGTCCAAG GTGAGCGTGGACATCTTCAAGGGCTTTCCGGACGAGGAGAGCATAGTCAACTACACGCTCAACCAGGCCTACCAGGACAACGTCACGGTGTTTGCCA GTGTCATCTTCCAGACGCGGAAGGATGGCTCGCTGCCGCCGCACGTGCACTATAAGATCCGCCAGAACTCCAGCTTCACCGAGAAGACCAACGAGATCCGCCGCGCCTACTGGCGGCCCGGGCCCAACACCGGTGGCCGCTTCTACTTCCTCTACGGCTTCGTCTGGATCCAGG ACATGATGGAGCGCGCCATCATCAACACCTTCGTGGGCCACGACGTGGTGGAGCCCGGCAATTACGTGCAGATGTTCCCCTACCCCTGCTACACGCGCGACGA CTTCCTGTTCGTCATCGAGCACATGATGCCGCTCTGCATGGTGATCTCCTGGGTGTACTCTGTGGCCATGACCATCCAGCACATAGTGGCTGAGAAGGAGCACCGCCTCAAGGAG GTAATGAAGACCATGGGCCTCAACAACGCGGTACACTGGGTGGCCTGGTTCATCACTGGCTTTGTGCAGCTGTCCATCTCGGTGACCGCGCTCACCGCCATCCTCAAGTACGGCCAGGTGCTCATGCACAGCCACGTGCTCATCATCTGGCTCTTCCTGGCTGTCTATGCTGTGGCCACAATCATGTTCTG CTTCCTGGTGTCCGTGCTGTACTCCAAGGCCAAGCTGGCCTCAGCCTGTGGTGGTATCATCTACTTCCTGAGCTATGTGCCCTACATGTACGTGGCGATCCGTGAGGAGGTGGCTCATGACAAGATCACGGCCTTCGAAAAGTGCATTGCG TCCCTGATGTCCACCACAGCCTTTGGCCTGGGCTCCAAGTACTTTGCGCTGTATGAGGTAGCAGGTGTGGGCATCCAGTGGCACACATTCAGCCAGTCCCCCGTGGAAGGCGATGACTTCAACCTGCTCCTTGCTGTCACCATGCTGATGGTGGACGCAGTTGTCTATGGTGTGCTCACGTGGTACATTGAGGCTGTGCATCCAG gCATGTATGGGCTGCCCCGACCCTGGTACTTCCCACTGCAGAAGTCCTACTGGCTGGGCAGTGGGCGGACAGAGGCCTGGGAGTGGAGCTGGCCCTGGGCACGTGCCCCCCGACTCAGCATCATGGAGGAGGACCAGGCCTGCGCCATGGAGAGCCGGCGCTTTG AGGAGACACGTGGCATGGAAGAAGAGCCCACCCACCTGCCCCTGGTCGTATGTGTAGACAAGCTCACCAAGGTCTACAAGAATGAcaagaagctggccttgaacaaGCTGAGCCTCAACCTCTACGAGAACCAGGTGGTCTCCTTCCTGGGCCACAATGGGGCTGGCAAGACCACCACCAT GTCCATCCTGACCGGCTTGTTCCCGCCAACCTCGGGCTCGGCCACCATCTATGGGCACGACATCCGCACAGAGATGGACGAGATCCGCAAGAACCTGGGCATGTGCCCGCAGCACAACGTGTTGTTCGACCGACTGACGGTGGAGGAGCACCTGTGGTTCTACTCGCGGCTCAAGAGCATGGCGCAGGAGGAGATCCACAAGGAGATGGACAA GATGATCGAGGACCTGGAGCTGTCCAATAAACGCCACTCCCTGGTGCAGACGCTGTCGGGTGGCATGAAACGCAAGCTCTCTGTGGCCATAGCTTTTGTGGGTGGCTCCCGTGCCATCATCCTGGACGAGCCCACTGCCGGTGTGGACCCCTATGCTCGCCGGGCCATCTGGGACCTCATTCTGAAGTACAAGCCAG GTCGCACCATCCTCCTTTCCACTCACCACATGGATGAGGCTGACCTGCTGGGGGACCGCATCGCCATCATCTCCCATGGGAAGCTCAAGTGCTGTGGCTCCCCGCTCTTCCTCAAGGGCGCCTACGGCGACGGGTACCGCCTCACACTGGTCAAGCGGCCTGCCGAACCCGGGGCCCCCCAAG AGCCAGGACTGGCATCCAGCCCTCCAGGCCGGGCCCCCCTGAGCAGCTGCTCAGAGCCCCAGGTGTCCCAGTTCATCCGCAAGCACGTGGCCTCTTGCCTCCTGGTCTCAGACACCAGCACCGAGCTCTCCTACATCCTGCCCAGCGAGGCCGCCAAGAAGGGGGCCTTTGAGCGCCTCTTCCAG CACCTGGAGCACAGCCTGGATGGCTTGCACCTGAGCAGCTTCGGGCTGATGGACACGACCCTGGAGGAGGTGTTCCTCAAGGTGTCGGAGGAGGACCAGTCGCTGGAGAACAGCGAGGCTG ACGTGAAGGAGTCCAGGAAGGACGTGCTTCCCGGGGCGGAGGGCCTGGTGTCCGGGGAGGGCCAGCCCAGCAACCTGGCCCGGTGCTCGGAGCTGGCCGAGTCGCAGGCGTCCCTGCAGTCTGTGTCCTCAGTGGGCTCTGCCCGTGGCGGCGAGGGAGCCGGCTGCGCTGACGTCTGTGGCGACTACCGCCCGCTCGTGGACAACCTGCAGGACCCAGACAACATCAGCTTGCAAG AGGCAGAAGCGGAGGCCCTCACTCGGGTGGGGCAGGGCAGCCGCAAGCTGGAAGGCTGGTGGCTGAAGGTGCGGCAGTTCCACGGGCTCCTGGTCAAGCGCTTCCACTGTGCCCGCCGCAACTCCAAAGCTCTCTGCTCGCAGATCCTGCTGCCTGCCCTCTTCGTCTGTGTGGCCATGACTGTGGCCCTCTCTGTCCCCGAGATTG GCGACCTGCCCCCGCTGGTGCTGTCCCCCTCCCAGTACCACAACTACACCCAGCCCCGGGGCAACTTCATCCCCTATGCCAACGAGGAGCGCAGGGAGTACCG GCTGCGACTGTCACCGGATGCCAGCCCCCAGCAGCTGGTGGGCACCTTCCGGCTGCCCTCGGGAGTGGGTGCCACCTGCGTGCTCAAGTCTCCCACCAACAGCTCGCTGGGGCCCACGCTGAACCTGAGCAGCGGGGAGTCCCGCCAGCTGGCCGCGCGGTTCTTCGACAGCATGTGCCTGGAGTCCTTCACGCAGGGACTGCCCCTCTCCAACTTTGTGCCACCCCCACCTTCTCCCGCCCCATCGGACTCCCCTGCATCCCTGGATGAGGACCCGCTCCAGGCCTGGAACACCTCCCTGCCATCCACCTCGGGACCAG TTTGCCACACTGTGCCCACAGAGACGTGGACGTCTGCACCTTCCCTGCCACGCCTGGTGCGGGAGCCTGTCCGCTGCACCTGCTCTGCGCAGGGTACAGGCTTCTCCTGCCCAAGCAGTGTGGGCGGGCACCCGCCCCAGATGCGTGTGGTCACGGGAGACATCCTGACGGACATCACGGGCCACAATGTCTCTGAGTACCTGCTCTTCACCTCTGACCGATTCCGGCTGCACCG GTATGGGGCCATCACCTTCGGCAATGTCCAGAAGTCCATCCCAGCCTCCTTTGGCGCCCGGGCCCCGCCCATGGTGCGGAAGATCGCAGTGCGCAGGGTGGCCCAG GTGCTCTACAATAACAAGGGCTACCACAGCATGCCCACCTACCTTAACAGCCTCAACAACGCCATCCTGCGTGCCAACCTGCCCAAGAGCAAGGGCAGCCCTGCAGCCTACG GCATCACCGTCACCAACCACCCCATGAACAGGACCAGCGCCAGCCTCTCCCTGGACTACCT gctgcAGGGCACAGATGTGGTCATCGCCATCTTCATCATTGTGGCCATGTCCTTCGTGCCGGCCAGCTTTGTGGTCTTCCTTGTGGCTGAGAAGTCCACCAAAGCCAAGCACCTGCAGTTCGTCAGTGGCTGCAACCCCGTCATCTACTGGCTGTCTAACTACGTGTGGGACATG CTCAACTACCTGGTCCCGGCCACCTGCTGCATCCTCATCCTGTTTGTGTTCGACCTGCCGGCTTACACCTCGCCCACCAACTTCCCAGCAGTGCTCTCCCTGTTCCTGCTCTACGG CTGGTCCATCACGCCTGTCATGTACCCGGCCTCCTTCTGGTTCGAAGTCCCCAGCTCAGCCTACGTGTTCCTCATCGTCATCAACCTCTTCATCGGCATCACGGCCACCGTGGCCACCTTCCTGCTGCAGCTCTTCGAGCATGACAAG GACCTGAAGGTGGTCAACAGCTACCTGAAGAGCTGCTTCCTGGTCTTCCCCAACTACAACCTGGGCCACGGGCTCATGGAGATGGCCTACAACGAGTACATCAACGAGTACTATGCCAAGATCG GCCAGCTTGACAAGATGAAGTCCCCATTCGAGTGGGACATCGTCACACGCGGGCTGGTGGCCATGACGGTCGAAGGCTTCGTGGGCTTCCTCCTTACCATCATGTGCCAGTACAACTTCCTGAGACAGCCACA ACGCATGCCAGTATCCACCAAACCTGTGGAGGATGATGTGGATGTGGCCAGTGAGCGGCAGAGAGTGCTTCGTGGGGATGCTGACAATGACATGGTCAAGATTGAGAACCTGACTAAG GTGTACAAGTCCCGCAAGATCGGCCGCATCCTGGCTGTGGACCGCCTGTGCCTGGGCGTGCGTCCTGGCGAGTGCTTTGGCCTCCTGGGTGTCAACGGAGCCGGCAAGACCAGCACCTTCAAGATGCTGACTGGCGACGAGAGCACCACTGGGGGCGAGGCCTTCGTGAACGGGCACAG CGTGCTCAAGGAGCTGCTCCAAGTGCAGCAGAGCCTCGGCTACTGCCCGCAGTTCGATGCCCTGTTCGACGAGCTCACGGCCCGCGAGCATCTGCAGCTGTACACACGCCTGCGCGGCATACCCTGGAAAGACGAGGCGAGG GTAGTGAAGTGGGCCCTGGAGAAGCTGGAGCTGACCAAGTACGCAGACAAGCCGGCTGGTACCTACAGTGGCGGCAACAAGCGGAAGCTGTCCACTGCCATCGCGCTCATTGGGTACCCTGCCTTCATCTTCCTG GATGAGCCCACCACAGGCATGGATCCCAAGGCCCGGCGCTTCCTCTGGAACCTCATTCTGGACCTCATCAAGACGGGTCGCTCGGTGGTACTGACCTCTCACAG CATGGAAGAGTGCGAGGCCCTGTGTACGCGGCTGGCCATCATGGTGAATGGACGTCTGCGCTGTCTAGGTAGCATCCAGCACCTGAAAAACAG GTTTGGAGACGGCTACATGATCACTGTGCGCACCAAGAGCAGCCAGAACGTGAAGGAAGTGGTGCGGTTCTTCAACCGGAACTTCCCAGAGGCTGTGCTCAAG GAGCGGCACCACACCAAGGTGCAGTACCAGCTCAAGTCCGAGCACGTCTCTCTGGCCCAGGTGTTCAGCAAGATGGAGCAGGTGGTGGGCGTGCTGGGCATCGAGGACTACTCAGTCAGCCAGACCACCCTGGACAAC GTGTTTGTGAACTTTGCCAAGAAACAGAGTGACAACTTGGAACAGCAGGAGACTGAGCCGCCCTCAGCCCTGCAGTCCCCCCTCGGCCGTCTGCTCAGCCTTCTGCGGCCCCGGCCAGCCCCCACTGAGCTCCGGGCACTGGTGGCAGATGAGCCTGAGGACCTGGACACAGAGGACGAGGGCCTCATCAGCTTTGAGGAGGAGCGG GCCCAGCTCTCCTTCAACACGGACACACTCTGCTGA